Proteins encoded in a region of the Triticum dicoccoides isolate Atlit2015 ecotype Zavitan chromosome 3A, WEW_v2.0, whole genome shotgun sequence genome:
- the LOC119266667 gene encoding DExH-box ATP-dependent RNA helicase DExH3-like, producing MLLASSVLRGRLRPLRRPRPLIMPSPLFLSRNPSPSTSSSASPQLPSPSAMSTSGVYVPPMRRLRSVIASTNGNLAPPPAVQPAWTPEWRADGRSLSPPSPPQPQRRTAALPPRPPPPQTQPLRQQTAGYSRYAYDDFSEEESDREMDRTSVSSKGGASTLENVDEWKWKLHMLLRNDNEQEIMSREKKDRRDFDQLAQLADRMGLHSRQYSRIIVFSKVPLPNYRSDLDDKRPQREVSIPSGLQREVDALLADYLARKRTDSGNFPNAAFSRSSSTDSFATDESFYEQQDNQTSTNVVMERIQRRKSLQLRNQQAAWQESNDGQSMMEFRRSLPAQKERQSLLEAISQNQVVVVSGETGCGKTTQLPQYILESEIEAARGATCSIICTQPRRISAISVSERVAAERGEKIGESVGYKVRLEGMRGRDTRLLFCTTGVLLRRLLVDRSLKGVTHVIVDEIHERGMNEDFLLIVLKDLLPRRPELRLVLMSATLNAEMFSSYFGGAPMIHIPGFTYPVRSRFLEDILEVTGHRLTPYNQIDDYGQEKSWKMQKQALRKRKSQIASVVEDAVKAADLRDYSPQTRDSLSCWNPDSIGFNLIENVLCHICQKERDGAVLVFMTGWDDINTLKDQLQSNPLLGDPSKVLLLACHGSMASSEQKLIFDKPEPGVRKIVLATNLAETSITINDVVFVVDCGKAKETSYDALNNTPCLLPTWISKASARQRRGRAGRVQSGECFHLYPQCVYNVFADYQLPELLRTPLQSLCLQIKSLRLGSISEFLSRALQSPESLSVQNAIEYLKVIGAFDQNEELTVLGKHLSMLPVEPKLGKMLIFGAIFNCLDPILTIVAGLSVRDPFMTPFDKKDLAESAKLQFSCRDYSDHLAIVRAYDGWRDAERDRNGYDYCWRNFLSAQTLKALDSLRRQFLFLLKDTGLIDENMTMCNKWSRDENLVRAIICAGLYPGVSSVVNKEKSVSLKTMEDGQVMLYSSSVNGKEAKIPFPWLVFNEKVKVNSVFLRDSTAISDSILLLFGGNIQQGGLDGHLKMLGGYLEFFMSRDLASTYLNLKGELENLIHCKLQNPRIDIQTSEELLSAVRLLVTEDPCSGRFVYGRQEPRSKKAKTMISSASVASMDRGGGGGHGGDNPKNQLQTLLTRAGHDNPSYKTKQIKNTLFRSTVEFNGMQFVGQPCANKKLAEKDAAGEAISWLTGGEAPLVTANARDRQDADHMSMLTKPAPRRRRHHHRRS from the exons ATGCTCCTGGCCTCCTCGGTGCTGCGGGGTCGCCTCCGCCCCCTCCGCCGGCCCCGGCCCCTGATCatgccctcccctctcttcctctcccgaaaccctagccccagcACCAGCAGCAGCGCGAGCCCCCAACTCCCCTCGCCTTCCGCCATGAGCACCAGCGGCGTCTACGTGCCGCCGATGCGCCGGCTCCGCTCCGTCATCGCGTCCACCAACGGgaacctcgcgccgccgcccgctgtGCAGCCCGCGTGGACGCCCGAGTGGCGGGCCGACGGGCGCTCCCTCagcccgccgtcgccgcctcagccgcAGCGCCgcacggctgccctcccaccccggccgccgccgccccagaCGCAGCCCTTGCGCCAGCAGACCGCTGGGTATTCTCGGTACGCCTATGACGACTtctccgaggaggagtcggaccggGAAATGGACCGCACGTCAGTTTCTAGCAAG GGGGGTGCATCTACTTTAGAGAATGTTGACGAATGGAAATGGAAACTGCACATGCTTCTCCGTAACGACAATGAACAAGAGATTATGTCGAGGGAGAAAAAGGACAGGCGTGATTTTGATCAACTTGCCCAACTGGCAGATCGAATGGGTTTGCACAG CCGTCAGTATTCCCGAATCATCGTGTTTAGTAAGGTCCCCTTGCCTAATTATAGATCAGACCTTGATGACAAAAGACCTCAAAGAGAG GTATCTATACCTTCTGGCTTGCAAAGAGAAGTTGATGCATTGCTTGCAGACTATCTTGCGCGGAAGAGAACAGACAGTGGGAACTTTCCTAATGCTGCCTTCTCAAGGTCAAGCAGCACGGACAGTTTTGCAACTGATGAAAGCTTCTATGAGCAGCAGGATAATCAGACATCAACCAATGTTGTGATGGAAAGAATCcaaagaaggaaaagcttacagtTGCGTAACCAGCAAGCTGCTTGGCAG GAATCAAATGATGGTCAGAGCATGATGGAGTTTCGTCGAAGTCTTCCTGCCCAGAAAGAAAGGCAATCACTATTGGAAGCTATATCTCAGAATCAG GTGGTTGTAGTTTCAGGTGAAACTGGCTGTGGTAAGACAACACAGTTGCCACAATACATTTTGGAATCTGAAATAGAAGCCGCTCGTGGTGCTACTTGCAGTATCATTTGCACTCAACCAAGACGAATATCAGCTATTTCTGTTTCTGAAAGAGTTGCTGCTGAAAGAGGTGAAAAAATTGGGGAATCG GTTGGCTACAAAGTTCGGTTGGAAGGAATGAGAGGAAGGGATACACGCCTTCTGTTCTGCACTACTGGGGTCCTGTTGCGAAGATTGCTGGTGGACAGAAGCTTGAAAGGTGTCACCCATGTTATTGTGGATGaaattcatgaacggggcatgaatgaAG ATTTTCTCCTTATTGTCCTAAAGGACCTTCTTCCTCGCCGACCGGAGCTAAGGCTTGTATTGATGAGTGCGACCCTCAATGCTGAGATGTTCTCTTCATACTTTGGTGGAGCACCCATGATACATATACCT GGTTTTACATACCCTGTCCGGAGTCGTTTCCTAGAAGATATTCTTGAAGTTACTGGCCACAGATTGACTCCGTACAATCAGATTGACGACTATGGCCAAGAGAAAAGTTGGAAGATGCAAAAGCAAGCTCTACGGAAGAGAAAGAGCCAAATTGCTTCTGTTGTGGAA GATGCAGTTAAAGCTGCGGATCTAAGGGATTATAGTCCGCAAACTCGTGACTCTCTATCCTGCTGGAATCCTGATTCAATTGGTTTTAACTTGATAGAAAATGTCTTGTGCCATATTTGTCAAAAGGAAAGAGATGGTGCTGTGCTTGTATTTATGACTGGGTGGGATGACATTAATACGCTAAAAGATCAGCTACAATCCAACCCATTGCTTGGCGACCCTAGTAAAGTTTTGCTGCTTGCATGTCATGGTTCAATGGCTAGCTCAGAGCAG AAACTAATATTTGACAAACCTGAGCCTGGTGTAAGGAAAATAGTTCTTGCCACCAATTTGGCTGAAACTAGTATTACTATCAATGACGTAGTTTTTGTTGTTGATTGTGGAAAAGCAAAAGAGACATCTTATGATGCACTGAACAATACTCCCTGTCTGCTTCCGACCTGGATCTCCAAGGCTTCTGCTAGAcaa AGACGAGGAAGAGCTGGCCGTGTTCAATCAGGGGAATGTTTCCATCTCTATCCACAGTGTGTATATAATGTGTTCGCCGACTACCAGTTGCCGGAACTTTTGAGAACTCCTCTCCAATCCCTTTGTTTGCAAATAAAAAGTTTGCGGCTTGGGAGCATCTCAGAATTTTTATCCAGAGCTTTGCAGTCACCTGAGTCTCTATCG GTACAAAATGCCATCGAATATCTCAAAGTCATTGGAGCATTCGATCAGAATGAAGAGTTAACAGTTCTAG GAAAACACCTGTCTATGCTTCCAGTTGAGCCTAAATTAGGCAAGATGCTTATTTTTGGGGCTATATTTAATTGCCTTGATCCCATATTAACCATTGTTGCTGGACTTAGCGTAAGAGATCCATTCATGACACCATTTGACAAGAAGGAT CTTGCAGAGTCTGCTAAGTTGCAGTTCTCATGCCGTGACTATAGTGACCACCTTGCGATTGTTCGTGCTTATGATGGATGGAGAGATGCTGAAAGAGATCGCAATGGCTATGACTACTGCTGGAGGAATTTTCTGTCAGCGCAAACCTTGAAAGCCCTAGATTCTCTCCGGAGGCAGTTCCTCTTTCTTTTAAAGGACACTGGCTTGATTGATGAAAACATGACTATGTGCAATAAATGGAGTCGCGATGAAAATCTTGTTCGGGCAATCATTTGTGCGGGTTTATACCCAGGTGTTTCGTCTGTTGTG AACAAGGAGAAATCAGTTTCTCTCAAGACAATGGAGGATGGGCAGGTTATGCTTTACTCG AGCTCAGTGAATGGGAAAGAAGCCAAGATTCCATTCCCCTGGCTAGTGTTCAATGAGAAAGTGAAGGTGAATTCAGTGTTTCTCCGGGATTCAACAGCGATATCTGATTCTATATTGCTGCTCTTTGGAGGAAACATACAACAAGGAGGCTTG GACGGACACTTGAAAATGCTCGGGGGATATCTGGAGTTCTTCATGAGTCGCGATCTTGCATCGACTTACTTGAATCTCAAGGGTGAACTTGAAAATTTAATCCACTGCAAG CTTCAAAACCCAAGGATTGACATCCAAACCAGCGAGGAGCTGCTGTCAGCCGTACGGCTGCTGGTCACGGAGGACCCATGCAGCGGTCGGTTCGTCTACGGCCGTCAAGAACCAAGATCAAAGAAAGCAAAGACGATGATCTCTTCCGCCTCGGTGGCCTCCATGGaccgcggaggcggaggcgggcacGGAGGGGACAACCCCAAGAACCAGCTGCAGACCCTCCTGACAAGGGCGGGGCACGACAACCCGTCCTACAAGACGAAGCAGATCAAGAACACCCTCTTCAGGTCGACCGTGGAGTTCAACGGCATGCAGTTTGTGGGGCAGCCGTGCGCCAACAAGAAGCTGGCGGAGAAGGACGCGGCGGGGGAGGCGATCAGCTGGCTGACGGGCGGGGAGGCTCCTCTGGTGACGGCCAACGCGAGAGACCGGCAGGACGCCGACCACATGTCCATGCTGACGAAGCCGGCTCCACGCAGGAGGCGGCACCACCATAGGAGGAGCTGA